One Aspergillus oryzae RIB40 DNA, chromosome 2 genomic window carries:
- a CDS encoding uncharacterized protein (lysine-ketoglutarate reductase/saccharopine dehydrogenase) yields the protein MSSAIGKKALLLGAGFVCEPAVQALSEAGVQVTVACRTLSVALALAANYKSTTAIALDVANEPENLRAAISQTDIVISLIPYVHHALVISAAIQYSKPVVTTSYISPALWALDDQAKAAGITVLNEIGLDPGIDHLYAVKTIDEVHKAGGQVKAFTSYCGALPAPEHSDNPLGYKFSWSPRGGLLALLNSAQWYRDNDIATVDGKDLMAAASPQRIFPGFNLVGYPNRDSVGFRDFYNIPEAHTVFRGTLRYAGFPEIIRALVSIGYFSQERMAALERSGTTWVQLTASLLGLSESSSPKDVQNAVRRKIEAFVTDKDDVDRALSGLRWIGLFDPTPVVGHGTPLDTLCAVLETRMAYQPGERDMIVLQHIFDIEHADGSVEKRSSTLVEYGEPLGPGYRSAMAKLVGLPCAVGVLAVLEGRIPATGMVAPWSSAEIASLLRDELKDKFGIELKERVIT from the coding sequence ATGTCTTCTGCAATCGGGAAAAAAGCCCTTCTGTTAGGTGCCGGCTTCGTCTGTGAGCCCGCCGTCCAGGCGCTCTCCGAAGCAGGAGTCCAGGTCACTGTAGCCTGCCGCACTCTAAGTGTCGCCCTGGCCCTCGCCGCAAACTACAAGTCTACGACGGCTATCGCTCTCGATGTAGCCAACGAGCCGGAGAACCTCCGCGCGGCCATCTCCCAAACAGATATCGTCATCTCTCTCATCCCTTACGTTCACCACGCCCTCGTTATCTCAGCCGCCATACAATACAGCAAACCAGTCGTGACAACGAGCTACATCTCGCCCGCCCTCTGGGCACTCGACGACCAAGCCAAGGCCGCGGGTATAACAGTCCTCAACGAGATCGGTCTCGACCCCGGCATCGACCACCTTTACGCCGTAAAGACGATTGATGAGGTCCACAAAGCAGGCGGACAAGTGAAAGCCTTCACGAGCTACTGTGGCGCTCTCCCTGCCCCAGAGCACTCCGACAACCCGCTGGGTTACAAGTTCTCCTGGAGTCCTCGAGGAGgtctccttgcccttctcaacTCCGCACAATGGTACCGCGATAATGACATCGCAACCGTCGACGGAAAGGATCTGATGGCTGCGGCTTCCCCACAGCGCATTTTCCCGGGGTTCAATCTGGTGGGATACCCGAACCGAGACTCCGTCGGTTTCCGCGATTTCTATAACATCCCCGAAGCACACACCGTCTTTCGGGGCACCCTACGTTATGCCGGGTTTCCCGAGATCATTCGCGCATTGGTGTCCATCGGGTACTTCTCGCAGGAGCGAATGGCGGCGCTGGAGAGGTCGGGTACAACTTGGGTGCAATTGACTGCCTCCCTCCTTGGACTTTCGGAGTCCTCATCACCGAAGGATGTTCAAAATGCAGTTAGGCGGAAAATTGAGGCGTTCGTTACGGACAAAGACGATGTCGATCGTGCATTGTCCGGTCTACGGTGGATTGGTCTCTTTGATCCCACGCCGGTTGTGGGACATGGTACACCTCTTGACACGCTCTGTGCCGTGCTGGAGACCCGAATGGCCTACCAGCCTGGAGAACGAGATATGATTGTGTTGCAGCACATCTTTGATATCGAACATGCGGATGGCTCGGTGGAAAAGAGATCGAGTACTCTAGTTGAATATGGGGAGCCTCTGGGTCCGGGGTATCGTAGTGCGATGGCGAAACTGGTAGGACTTCCCTGTGCTGTAGGGGTTCTGGCGGTGTTGGAGGGACGCATTCCCGCGACGGGGATGGTGGCACCTTGGTCGAGTGCGGAAATTGCCAGCCTGTTGCGAGACGAACTAAAAGATAAATTTGGCATTGAGCTGAAGGAGCGGGTCATCACATGA
- a CDS encoding uncharacterized protein (predicted protein) has protein sequence MATLNSLKEALGQKAVTTPSSSRQQLSDTQYSAGFDIFAGGPEYQDFIIPQLPQLLAPLFNSRLHVSVLEIGPGPKSVLGYLPHSLRKKVRRYAAFEPNELFATKVEKWLCTSLEAEFPLPCLASPPGIHRLPFVLNSNINSDASTSTNISDERFDLVLFCHSMYGMKPKDKFIEQALEMLVEAPQGGMVVVFHRDGTLSLNGLVCHRTACFPTGAIRVLDEDEVLDNFASFVAGFVMEDTEADKATRLEWRKVCRALGRREEAYPDHLLFSSPSVMAAFTQHATTLPELTAQVPLVKDKTVKNREAFHHGSASIVRPTEVQHVQQCVQWARKHEVGLTVVGGGHSGQCLWPNVVSVDMSAFDHIHILTAGKDGGESSSASVVIAGAGCKTGDIVRKTMAAGLTVPLGARPSVGAGLWLQGGIGHLARLYGLACDAIIGAVVVSVDSGEALCIGHVPSQHRPAGAVRPKNEYDLLWAIKGAGSNFGIVVSITFKAYVAPVHLIRSWVIPLSDSLEARRRLSDSDNLIASKLPRNCSADAYLYWEFGQLHLGITMFEASTTRLISDTSTPTPPPVDVDTILGLDGKIDVVDGIGLFDAEMYMSQMHGGHGGCKTSAFKRCVFLKNIGAVNVADILTTAVGTRPTPLCYLHLLHGGGAVSQVASGATAFGCRDWDYACVITGVWPRDQDGTEIAHAVERWVYNVARDLLPLSSGVYGADLGPDPRDAILAAKAFGPNRPRLARLKHCSDPHNVLAYACPLPRVSMKQRLIILVTGDSCAGKDYCADIWVSALLAYNHKGLTARAVSISDATKREYATATGADLNRLLSDRAYKEQHRPALTAFFQDQVRHRPRLPEEHFLNVVDSAADVDVLLITGMRDEAPVATFSHLVPDARLLEVRVQAGEEMRRARGGCHGSDDDSNDNKNNDNGRLNLTALDHHPDLIFHNDTTGDKAAKAFADYYLLPFCHEDLQRLTDMVRQVPDFPRLGIEFRHVLDISQQPGGLTLCTSLLQSHFTGDWAKVDAVACCEAGGFVYASALASQVGVPLALIREAGKLPPPTISVAKSPSHVSLSTSNGMNEKRIEMARGLIPRGGSVVVVDDVLATGNTLCAVLQLLDEAGISSKDVTIMVVAEFPLHRGREFLRQRGFGGVKIQSLLVFDGA, from the coding sequence ATGGCTACCCTCAATTCCTTGAAGGAGGCCCTTGGGCAAAAAGCTGTAACTACGCCGTCATCCTCGAGGCAGCAGTTGTCCGACACACAGTACAGCGCTGGCTTCGATATCTTCGCTGGAGGGCCAGAATACCAAGACTTTATTATTCCTCAACTACCTCAGCTGCTAGCCCCTCTCTTCAACTCCCGTCTTCATGTCTCGGTGCTGGAAATTGGACCTGGCCCGAAGAGCGTGCTCGGGTATCTACCCCACAGTCTAAGAAAGAAGGTCAGAAGATACGCGGCATTTGAGCCTAACGAATTGTTCGCTACAAAGGTGGAGAAATGGCTCTGCACTTCTTTGGAGGCAGAGTTTCCGCTGCCCTGTCTGGCAAGCCCGCCCGGCATTCATCGACTCCCATTTGTTCTGAATAGCAACATAAACAGCGATGCCAGCACTAGTACAAATATTAGTGATGAAAGGTTCGATCTTGTCTTATTTTGCCACAGCATGTATGGTATGAAGCCCAAAGACAAGTTCATTGAACAGGCGCTGGAAATGCTTGTCGAGGCACCCCAAGGCGGAATGGTGGTAGTTTTTCATCGCGATGGAACCTTGAGCCTCAACGGATTAGTGTGCCATAGAACAGCTTGCTTCCCTACCGGGGCTATTCGCGTGCTagatgaagacgaggtgTTAGACAATTTCGCTTCGTTCGTCGCGGGCTTTGTCATGGAGGACACAGAGGCGGACAAGGCTACTCGACTCGAGTGGCGTAAAGTGTGCCGCGCCTTGGGCCGTCGTGAAGAAGCCTATCCAGACCATCTCTTGTTCAGCTCTCCCAGCGTCATGGCGGCCTTTACCCAACATGCGACCACGTTGCCAGAGTTGACGGCGCAGGTACCGTTGGTGAAGGATAAGACGGTTAAGAACCGGGAGGCTTTCCACCATGGCTCTGCTTCAATTGTTAGACCTACAGAAGTCCAGCATGTCCAGCAGTGCGTTCAGTGGGCTCGGAAGCACGAGGTCGGTCTGACCGTCGTTGGTGGGGGTCACAGCGGCCAGTGTCTATGGCCCAACGTCGTCTCCGTCGATATGAGCGCCTTTGACCACATACACATTCTCACGGCTGGgaaagatggaggagaatcCAGCTCTGCTTCCGTGGTCATCGCTGGGGCTGGCTGCAAGACGGGGGATATCGTTCGCAAAACCATGGCGGCCGGCCTGACAGTGCCCTTGGGAGCTCGTCCAAGCGTAGGCGCGGGACTATGGCTACAAGGCGGTATCGGGCACCTGGCTAGGCTATATGGCCTCGCGTGCGACGCCATAATCGGTGCCGTGGTGGTCAGCGTCGACTCTGGCGAGGCTCTCTGCATTGGCCATGTACCAAGCCAACACCGGCCGGCCGGTGCGGTGCGCCCCAAAAATGAATATGATCTTTTATGGGCCATAAAAGGCGCTGGGAGCAACTTTGGTATCGTAGTCAGTATTACCTTCAAGGCATACGTGGCTCCGGTTCACTTGATTCGAAGCTGGGTTATCCCGCTGAGTGACAGCCTCGAGGCGCGGCGCAGGCTGAGCGATTCGGATAACCTCATCGCTAGCAAGCTTCCACGGAACTGTTCTGCAGATGCGTATCTATATTGGGAGTTCGGTCAGCTGCATCTTGGCATAACCATGTTTGAAGCTTCCACGACTAGGCTTATCTCTGATACATCCACGCCTACGCCCCCGCCTGTGGACGTAGACACAATTTTGGGACTAGATGGCAAAATTGATGTCGTGGATGGCATCGGTTTGTTCGATGCCGAGATGTACATGTCCCAGATGCACGGCGGACATGGCGGCTGCAAGACATCTGCGTTCAAGCGATGTGTATTCTTAAAAAATATCGGAGCAGTGAACGTCGCCGACATCTTAACGACGGCCGTTGGGACTCGTCCCACGCCACTCTGCTATCTCCATCTACTACACGGTGGCGGCGCGGTCAGCCAAGTGGCGTCCGGTGCTACTGCGTTTGGTTGTCGAGACTGGGATTATGCCTGCGTGATAACTGGTGTATGGCCCCGCGACCAGGATGGAACTGAGATCGCTCATGCTGTCGAGCGGTGGGTATATAATGTCGCCAGGGATTTATTACCCTTGAGTAGCGGAGTTTACGGCGCAGACCTTGGGCCAGACCCCAGAGACGCCATTCTGGCGGCCAAGGCTTTTGGCCCAAACCGGCCGCGCCTGGCTCGTCTCAAGCACTGTTCAGACCCGCATAATGTGCTGGCCTACGCCTGCCCACTCCCCAGAGTGTCGATGAAACAGAGACTCATCATTCTTGTTACGGGCGACAGCTGCGCTGGCAAGGACTATTGTGCCGACATCTGGGTCTCCGCATTACTCGCATATAACCACAAGGGCCTCACGGCACGCGCAGTCAGCATTAGCGATGCGACTAAGCGAGAGTACGCGACGGCCACTGGTGCCGACCTGAACCGTCTGCTTTCTGACCGTGCCTACAAGGAGCAACACCGGCCAGCATTGACGGCATTCTTCCAGGACCAGGTGCGTCACCGTCCTCGGCTGCCAGAGGAACATTTCCTGAATGTGGTGGACAGCGCTGCAGATGTGGACGTGCTGCTAATCACGGGTATGCGAGATGAGGCGCCGGTAGCAACCTTTTCACATCTGGTGCCAGACGCTAGACTGCTCGAAGTTCGCGTTCAAGCTGGTGAAGAGATGCGGCGGGCTCGCGGAGGGTGCCATGGCAGTGATGACGACTCTAATGACAACAAGAATAACGACAATGGCAGGTTGAATCTGACAGCCTTGGACCACCACCccgacctcatcttccacaatGATACGACCGGAGACAAAGCGGCAAAAGCGTTTGCCGACTACTACCTACTTCCCTTCTGCCATGAGGACCTGCAACGACTGACCGACATGGTGCGCCAGGTACCCGACTTTCCACGCTTGGGCATCGAGTTCCGCCATGTACTCGACATCTCCCAGCAGCCAGGCGGGCTGACTCTCTGCACATCTCTGCTGCAGTCTCACTTCACCGGTGACTGGGCCAAAGTTGATGCAGTAGCATGCTGTGAGGCCGGCGGCTTTGTCTATGCATCAGCGTTAGCTTCGCAGGTTGGTGTACCCTTGGCGTTGATTCGCGAAGCCGGTAAGCTTCCGCCGCCCACGATCTCTGTTGCCAAATCTCCATCGCATGTCTCGCTTTCGACATCCAATGGTATGAATGAGAAGAGGATCGAGATGGCCCGGGGTTTGATCCCCCGAGGCGGGtcagtggtggtagtggACGATGTGCTTGCCACGGGGAACACACTTTGTGCGGTGCTGCAGCTCTTAGATGAAGCTGGTATCAGTAGTAAGGATGTTACTATTATGGTTGTGGCTGaatttcctcttcaccgTGGCCGGGAATTTTTGCGGCAGCGTGGATTTGGCGGAGTTAAGATTCAAAGCCTTCTGGTCTTTGATGGTGCTtag
- a CDS encoding GTP cyclohydrolase I (GTP cyclohydrolase I), which yields MTSSKSDVLVSPVQDDRKPVSSERPVIEETVASMNGTNHVNTDDHDSKSGTEARMAASIRSILEDIGEDPNRDGLLKTPERYAKALLFFTKGYEESAYDIGKDAIFNINHNEIVLVRDIEVFSMCEHHLIPFVGKVHIAYIPNGRVLGLSKLARIAEIYARRLQVQERLTKQISQAIEELLQPQGVAVVMESAHMCMVMRGVQKSSAMTTTSCRTGVFKTDKEAEEELHFLLKLNQD from the exons ATGACAAGCTCAAAATCAGATGTCCTTGTTAGCCCTGTACAGGACGATAGGAAACCGGTGTCGTCGGAGAGGCCAGTCATTGAGGAAACTGTTGCCTCCATGAATGGTACTAACCATGTGAATACCGATGACCATGATAGCAAATCAGGTAC AGAGGCGAGAATGGCCGCCAGTATACGAAGCATCTTGGAAGACATAGGAGAAGATCCCAATCGGGACGGCCTCCTCAAAACCCCTGAGCGATATGCCAAGgctctgctcttcttcaccaaaggGTATGAGGAAAGTGCATACGATATCGGAAAAGATGCCATCTTCAATATAAACCACAACGAGATTGTTCTGGTTCGCGATATTGAAGTGTTCAGTATGTGTGAGCATCATTTAATTCCATTTGTAGGCAAG GTTCATATTGCATACATCCCCAACGGTCGTGTTTTAGGGCTGTCAAAGTTGGCTCGAATTGCAGAGATCTACGCGCGCAGACTGCAAGTTCAAGAGCGTCTCACAAAGCAGATCTCTCAGGCCATCGAAGAACTTCTACAACCCCAAGGGGTCGCCGTCGTGATGGAGTCAGCCCATATGTGCATGGTTATGAGAGGCGTTCAGAAGAGCAGTGCTATGACAACGACAAGCTGCAGGACAGGGGTCTTCAAGACAGACaaggaagcggaagaggAGCTCCATTTCCTCCTAAAGCTGAACCAGGATTGA